From one Agathobaculum sp. NTUH-O15-33 genomic stretch:
- a CDS encoding LacI family DNA-binding transcriptional regulator, with protein MTIRQIAESLGVAPSTVSVVLNNKPGVRSELRQKIRDTLIENGYSIKDSKASQGRILFVYYKSTDYLAARGDDTMSSILAGIESVCLEKRFTFSVANATPRTLDDILLAAAPETYSGVILLGTEYYQPPRDAFFSLSVPLVVLDGFFPEYPLSTINIDNSYGVHQAVKCLLDNGHPKIGYLKSSIEFGCLRDRKNCVCSSMNELGLTLEPQYVIEVSQESEVIQKEVEYFLKTSETIPTAFIADNDIIAVSAIQAFQRAGLRVPDDISIIGFDDSKVCTILTPYLTTVRANFVGMARLATERLIQMIEEGAGDIIKSTVGTELIQRQSVAPNAKNQFIIRTK; from the coding sequence GTGACCATCCGGCAAATTGCAGAATCCTTGGGCGTGGCGCCGTCCACCGTATCCGTGGTGCTGAACAACAAGCCCGGCGTACGCAGCGAACTGCGGCAAAAGATCCGCGACACGCTCATTGAAAACGGCTACAGCATCAAGGACAGCAAGGCGAGTCAGGGCCGTATCCTGTTTGTATATTATAAAAGCACGGACTACCTTGCCGCGCGCGGGGATGATACGATGTCCTCCATCCTCGCGGGGATCGAGTCGGTCTGTCTGGAAAAGCGCTTTACCTTTTCCGTGGCCAACGCCACGCCGCGCACGCTGGACGATATTTTGCTCGCCGCCGCGCCGGAAACGTACAGCGGCGTCATTTTGCTGGGCACGGAGTATTACCAGCCGCCGCGGGACGCTTTTTTCTCGCTGTCCGTGCCGCTCGTCGTGCTGGACGGCTTTTTCCCCGAGTATCCGCTCAGCACAATCAACATCGATAACAGCTACGGCGTCCATCAGGCGGTGAAATGTCTGCTGGACAACGGCCACCCCAAGATCGGCTATCTGAAAAGCTCGATCGAGTTCGGCTGCCTGCGCGACCGCAAAAACTGCGTGTGCTCCTCCATGAACGAGTTGGGCCTGACGCTGGAGCCGCAGTATGTGATCGAGGTCAGTCAGGAGTCCGAGGTGATCCAGAAGGAGGTCGAATACTTCCTGAAAACCTCGGAAACCATCCCCACCGCCTTTATCGCGGATAACGATATCATCGCGGTCTCGGCCATTCAAGCGTTCCAGCGGGCGGGCCTACGCGTGCCGGACGATATCTCCATCATCGGGTTCGACGATTCCAAGGTCTGCACCATTTTGACCCCCTACTTGACCACCGTGCGGGCCAATTTCGTAGGCATGGCGCGGCTGGCGACCGAGCGCCTGATCCAAATGATCGAGGAGGGCGCGGGCGACATTATCAAGTCGACCGTCGGCACCGAATTGATCCAGCGCCAATCGGTCGCGCCAAACGCCAAAAACCAATTCATTATTCGTACAAAATAA